DNA from Roseimicrobium sp. ORNL1:
CTGCCAGCCATGCATAGGCTCCCGCTGTATCACCATCGGTTAGTTCCAGATACACCTTTCCGCTCCCCCTTGGGATGACGCTGTGCTTTTCTGCAGCTTCGGATTTCGTGATGAACTTCCATGTCACCTGCTGCGCCACGTCACCGCGCGGAGGCTCCACCCTGGCCAGCTCCCGTCCGTCAGCCGCGTCCACGAGGCGGATGAAATTTTTTCCATGGGATGCCGCCGCTGGGAAACCGTTGTGGCCGACCACCCAGAACGAAATTTGATTGGGGAGTTCGAAAGTGCCGGAACGGAATGTGCCGGTGAGCTTCTCACCTCCGGGAGGATGGCTGTCGAGCAGCGTCCTGTTTTGTCCATCCTCGCACTTCACCATCCTGGCGTGCCATGGGTTGGGATTGGTATCCGTGGGCGGAGTAGTGAGCGTCCAGGTGGTGGCCGTCTCTTTCTGCAGCGAGGAGAGGAGTTTCTGTGCTAACTGCCTGGACCACGCACGCATCGCATCTCCCGGAGAGGCGCCGCTCTTCTTCTGTCCCTCGCGAATCGCTTCATGCAAATCCAACTGACCATCTAGGTCCGTGGCGAAATGTTCCTGTACCAAGGTGATCAGTTCTGACTCACGGGTCGCCGGCAGGTTCCTTGCCAGGTGAGCGATCTTCGCGGGGAGATCTGGAGTGGCGCTGCCCTTTTCCTTCACGTACTTGAGCAACCATTCGGCGGACTCGCTGGTGGGGATGGAACAGGCAACGAAAGCCAGCTCGTCATCATGCCGGGTCCTCGGAAATTTGAGGTCTTCATATTTCTGAAAACCACCCGGTTGAGAGAGCAAGGCGCGCGCCGCCATCCTCCATGCGAGAATGAGCGCGGGATCTCCGGAATCATGCACGAGGAACAACTCTTTGCGGGCCTCGTTGCTGTCATCATTTGAAGGATAAAGAATGAGTGGCGGACCAGGATACTCCTGCGGATGCTGCGCGATGGCCAGAGCGCCCGCTCGCATGGAGAATCGGCCCCGTGAGTCGAACTGCAGATTGGGCACCATGTGATCCCCTTCAAATCCGCGACTTCCAGGGAACCACGTTTTCTTTTCCGCGATGGCGTTGATGCAGTGGACGGAGAGCCGTTCATGATCACCTGTCAGTACAGTTCCTCCCACCATCAGCGTACGCGCAATGCGGGACGCGATGGCTTCATCTCCCAAACGAAAGGCCACCCACATGGCGTGCACATCCTGGATGCCGATGCCGCCTCCCTCATCGATTTGCTGGTCATCATAGTCACTCACCAGCGGTGCGTCCTCCGCTTCCGTCTTCCCCGTGATCTCCTCCCTCGCCAACTGCAGCGCCGGGCGACCAATGCGTGAAATGAGCTCCTCCGTCGCCAGATAACGCCGCGTGATGTTCGGTGAAGCCAATTCCTGCATCAGCTCGCCCGCCTTCTTCGCAGCGAGGTTGCAGTCGCTGAGCTTCCCGGTGTACCCCTCCTTCACCACACGCCAGATGCGACCACGCTCGCGATCGCGTCCCGGATGATCCAGCGGCACTTCATAGTGGCCGATGATGCGGTTGTAGAAATCCACCACGTACAAAGCGCTATCTGGACCGAGATGAAGATCCACCGGGCGGAACCACGGATCCGTGCTGGTCATGAAGTCGGGTTCCTCATTGGCTTTCGGCGTGGTACCATTGAAGGTGACGTGGTCTTGATTCACCTTCGAAGTCACGGGATTGCCAAGAAAGGTGTGATCATCCCACTCGGGTCCCCACACACCGCCATCAAGGTACACCACACCGGAGATGCCCGTGCTGCCGTGCGAGTGCGCGCACATCACGGGAGCGAAGCCCAGGCCGTCGTGAGGTTTCCCAAAGCTGGGATAGAATGCGCCGCGGATGAGCTGGTAGATGGGCGAGCTATGGCAGTCTGCGGAGTACAGATTCCCCATCGAATCCCAGCACAGGCCGAAGGGATTCACCTGCCCTCGCGTCCAGATTTCGACTCGTGATCCATCCGGCTTGAAGCGGAAGGTGTTTCCACTGTGTAATTCCAGCGAGGATCCATCCTTCGCTTTGATGTAACTGGTGTTGTTGAACCCGTGAGTGGCATACACCCACCCATCCAGCCCGAGGCGCAGACTGGAGATCATGCCGTGCGTATCCTTCTCATAGCCCAGCGGGCCGAGCACAATCGAACGCTTGTCGCACTGGCCGTCGCCATCCGTATCTTCGAGATACAGAATGTTGGGGATGCTCCACGCGATGCAGCCATTTTTGTACGGCAGCACGCCGGTGGGAACATTGAGATCCTTGGCGAACACCGTCACCTTGTCCGCCCGGCCATCGCCATCGGTGTCTTCCAGAATGCGGATGCTGTCCCTGGATCCGGGTGCAGCGGTGGTATCCGGTGACCACTTGTCCTTGGGCACGGCGTAGGGATACTCCCGCGTGCTGCTCACCCAGAGACGACCTCGTGCATCAAAGGCCATGTTGATGGGCTTGCCACCGAGTAGCGTCTCGTCAGCAAAGAGCTGCACCTGAAACCCCGCCGGCACCTTGAACCCCTGCATCTCCTCATTCGGTGACAGTGCCTCACTCTTGCGCACGAGGTGTTCGTCCTGCCCCTGAAGCAGCGCCGCAGTCATGAGACACACGGCGGCGATGGCGCCAGACCGCGAGAGGCTACGAGAGAAAGGGGAATGCGAGTCCGGAGGCATGGCTTGTGGATACGGATGAGCTGACACGATTTTCCGTGATTTTCCCGAGGGGATTGGTTCATTCTGAAAAGTCGATTTTCATCGACATTTCATCCGGTTCTCCGAGTATTTCCCCTATGAGCATGCGCCTCCTTTCCACTCTTGTCATCGCCACGATTTGCAGTTTCGGTGCCTTGCAAGGCCAGCAGATCTCGGAAGAGCAGGCACAGAAACTCTTCAACTCGGAAGCGAGCCTGGAAGAGTTCACCAAGGCGGCCGAGGAAGCCGCGAAGGCCGGGGTGCCTGCCCAACTCCTCGCCGAGGCGAAGCTCGTGTGGGGACTGCGCAACGCAAACACGGATTACCTTACCAAGATCCTTCCCGAGCTGGAAGCTGTTGCAAAAAATTTCAAGGTGGAGGAGGCCGCCGCATTGGGAACCTTGGATGACTTCAACGGCCTCATTAGCTACATCCGAGCCCTGGATGCCGGAAAGCGCGGCGATGAAACCGCGCTGAAGAAGCACATCACCGAGGCCTTCTGGCTGAGCCCGGAGCAGGGCGAGTTGTTCGGCTCGACCATCACGAACTTCCGCAAGGACCAGAAGATGGCCAAGATCAGCGTGGACATGAAGCTGCCCATCACCACCAGCAAGGGCGAGGCCACGACGCTGGCGGATCAACTGGGTACGAACAAAGCGATCCTGCTGGACTTCTGGGCCACGTGGTGCGGCCCCTGCATGAACCTCATGCCCGAGCTGCGCAAGAAAGCCGAACTGCTGAAGAAGCACGGCATCGTGGTGGCCGGCATGAACAATGAAAGCGATGAGTCGAAGGCTGATGAAGTGCGCGCCAAGAAGGACATGAAGATGCCCTGGCTCGTGGAACCCAAGGGCAGCCCCTTCAGCGAACAATTGGGCATCGACAGCATCCCGCGCATGATCCTGCTCTCGCCCGAGGGCAAGGTGCTCTTCAACGGCCATCCCAATGAACCCGGCCTCTGGGCTGCGCTCAAGAAACTGAACGCCACGATCGAGGCACCCAAGGAAGAATCCGAGGCGAAGAACTGAGCAACTATCGAAGTTTGCGCAATAGGCTGACGTCGGTGGACTGCATCTCCGAAATTGCTGCCTGAAGGGCTGCGGGAGCCCAGCCCAGGGTTAGGGAGCCTAAGCGACCGACACCCTGGGTGGTGTACACAAATACATCCCACCCTGAAGGGGTGGAGGAGCCGTCACAAGAAGCACGTCACGCGTCAGATGATTGCCGCATTCTCCGCGACCCCTTCAGGGTCGAGCATCTTTTCTCATCTACCCAGGGTGTCGGTCGCCAAGGCTCCCTAACCCTGGGCTTTGCTCCTGTGCCCCTTCAGGGCACGGCTGCCAGACTGATGACTGCCAAATATTTGCGATGGCACTGTCAGTCTATTTCACAAGGCTCATTAGGCAGTGGAACCGAACCGCGTTGCTGTTACTAGCGGGAACCAAAGATGGCGCTGCCCACACGCACCAGGGTGGCGCCTTCCTCCACGGCCACGGCGTAGTCACCGCTCATGCCCATGCTGAGCACGGGAAACTTTGTCCCCGCCATCTTCTCCAGCTTGTCGCGGTACTCGCGCAGGAAGACGAAGTGCTTCCGGCTGTCCTCCGGTTCTTCGCTGATGGGTGGCACGCACATGAGACCGTGAATCTCGATGCGGTCACACTGCAGCAGATCTTCGAGCTGGGTTTCCAGCTTGTGCGCGGGGAAGCCATGCTTGCTCGCCTCCTCCGCGACATTCACCTCCAGCAGCACCTTGGGGAAAACACCCAGCTCACCTGCGATGCGGTTGATATCGTAGGCGAGTTCCAGGCTGTCCACGCTCTGGATCATCTCCACCACGGGCAGCACCTTGCGCACCTTGTTGGACTGCAGATGGCCGATGAGATGCCAGCGCAGTTTCGCCGGGAGATCCGGCACCTTGCCCAGCAGTTCCTGCACGCGGTTCTCGCCGAAGAGCAGTTGCCCCGCTTCTACAGCCTCTCGGACGGCCTCCGCGCCAAACGTCTTGCTCACCGCCACGAGTTCCACGTCTTCAGGCTTGCGGCCCGCTTTCACGGCGGCTGCGGCGATGTGTGACTGCACTAGTTCGAGGTTGTCGCGGATATCCATGGATGCGTGGAGCAGCGTGTGACCGGACCGTAACGCGACACGGGCGCGTGGGGCAAGTGGGATTCGCTACCGCCCGCTCGTTTGTCCTCAATTCAGCTCTTGCGCCTGCTGTGGCTCACGCGAAAGAGAGCGCCATGAATTTTCGCACCAAGCTGCATCGCACCGCAGGAATGCTCGGCTGCCTGCTACTGCTGACTGGCATGCTGCTGCACCTGACGGTGAGGGATGAACACACGCGGATTGCGACGCTGTTCTATGCCATGCCGCTGCCGCTCATCATGCTGGGCTGGCTCATCGCAGCGGCGTGGCATTTCCGGCGGCGGATGCTCATGGTACTCTGTCTCGCACTGGCGCTCGTGACAGGCTTCTGGTGGCAGTCCGTGTCCTACAAAAACGAAAAGGCACCGATCACGACCGCCACCCAACCAGCAGGCGCACGACTGAAGGTGCTCTATTGGAACATGGCCTACCATCGCCTGCCCAGCGAGGATCTGGATCAGCTCATTGCGAAGCATCTTCCGGATATCGTTGGTCTCGGGGAAGTAGGTTTGAGATCCGGTGACCCCAATCCCCTGGTGCGAAATCTTCCACCAGGCTACACCGCCGTCCGTCCCGAGCACGGCATGGCATTCATCGTGCGCGGCGCGATACAGGTGAAGCGGGTGAAGAAGTTGAAGGGCCGGAGCAAGTTCGTCGAGGTGGATGCCACGGTCGACGGACGGGTGTGGCACCTCGTGCTGGTGGACGGTGATGCAGACCCGCTACTCTCGCGTGAAGAACTGCTGGAGACGGTCCTGAAAACCAGCACGCTTCCAGGCACGCTGGTGATGGGTGACTTCAACACGCCGCTGGAGTCCGTCTGGTTTGACCGCTGGCGTGCTGCCGGGCTGCATCACGCCAGCGAAGGAGCACGCCAGGGCTTCCGCGAAACGTGGCCCCGCCATTGGCCCTTCCTCACGATTGATCACGTCTGGTGCACGCCTGAGACGCAGCCTCTGCATTTCGAGCGCGTGAGCCTGCCTTCCTCCGACCACCTCGCGATCGTGACCAGCTTAAAGTAGGCAACCCCTACCCCATGCAACAGGACGAGCGCACCCAAAGGAGCGTGGACACTCCTGTCCGCCGTTCTGTGGCATCGCGAACTCTACCGTGTGGAAACTGCGAAGTTGCTTCTCAGAAGCAGCTGGTGGCATGGGGCCTTGCCTGCCATATGAAAGAAAGAGGTTCCTCAGGGGCAGCGGACAAGAGTGTCCACGCTCCTTTAGGTGAGCCGCGTGAGCTGTTTTACCGGCACTACTTCTTCTCCACCTTCGGCGCCTCAGCCGCCAGCGGCGTGAGCTTCACATTCCGGATGCCGGCGGTCGTCGCGTACGTGGTGAGCGAGAGCGGCAGGTAGTCTTCAATCGGACCTGCACGTACGCCAATTTTCTTTCCCTCGATGTCCACGTCGATGACCTTCTCCTCGCCCACCCAGACGGAAATGTTCGCCGGGGTCACACGCAGCTTCACGGCATACCATTTTTTGTCGTCGAACTTCCGGTAGTGGCCGGTGGAGTTCTCAGAGGCATCCATGCCGTCGATGCTGGAAATGCCGGTGACGCTGCCGCCCCAGCCGCCGAGCACGAGGGTGGCGCAGGTCTTGGGGCTGCCCACGGGGAAGGTGAGCCCGCAGAAGAAGTCCACGCCCTCCAGCCGCTGGGCATCGAGGGTGATCTCATAGTTGGTCACGGGCAGATCCTTGGCCTTCTTGTAGACCACGCCGGTGATGGACTCCCCCGTGCCGATGATCATGTCCTTGTCCTTGATCTCCACGGAGCCGCTGCCCCCGGCATCGCGGGCCTCCCAGTCATCGAGCGAGCTGCCGTCAAAAAGCACGATGGGCTTGCCGGCGGGGGCGCTGGCGGCAGCCGCTGGGGCGGGGTCAGCGGCAAAAGCGGGGCTGGCGAGAGCAAGGAGGAGCAGGAAACGCAGTGGGTTCATGGGGAAGACAAAACGTTGGAGAAGGGCAGGATGTGTGCTACGAAGCTCACCGCATGAGATTTCCGCGTCAATTCCACAAAATTGCCATCCGCGTGGCGCTGGCCTGTGGCCTCGGCCTTCTGGCAAGCTGCACGACCGCCAAAATCGGCCGCCACCCCTACTCCACCACCTACGACCCGCCCCTGCTCCAGGCAAACAATCCCTCCGCAGTGAAGGTGAAGCTGAGCACCGGCGCCCAGCGGGTGTACCTCGTGGAAGGTAACCGCGTCCTGCTGGCTTCCCCCTGCTCCGTGGGCACCGCGAGCTCCCCCACCCCGCTGGGGAACTACACCATCTACAACAAGACCTTCCAGCGCCGTCGTGTGAGCCAGCCCGGAGCTGGCTACCCCATGACGTACTGGATGGAGTTCAAGTCCGCCTACGGCATGCACTGGGGCTTCGTGAAGCCCTACCCGTGCACCCACGGCTGCGTGCGCCTGCCCATCAAGACGGCGCAGAAGCTCTTCAGCGCGGTTCGCCCAGGTACCCCCATCTCCATCGCCACCTCCCATCCGGAAGACGCCACGGTTGGCAAGACCCTGCCCATCCTGGATGATGGTCCTATGCCCGACCCGCCCTGGAACTACATGATCAGCCAGCAGGTCTTCACGGACGCGGCAAAGGGCAAGTTCTACACGTATTGATTTAGCTCGTTCCGGCTTAGTTTAGGTTAGATTGATTCCCCACGAAATGTCCGCACCCACCGCTTCCGCCAGTCCCGCTCCCGCCAAAACCCGGCGCGTCAATGTCCGCACGCCGGAGGTGATGGAACGTGTGCAGGCGGAGGTGGAGACCCACTACCGCAGTGTGCTCGTGGAGAACCTGCGGAAGGCGGGCGGTGTGCTCAGCGTGGGGAATACGACCATCCGCCTCGCGCGTGACTTCGGCTTCTGCTACGGCGTGGAGCGTGCCATTGACCTGGCGTACGCGGCTCGCCGTGTGTTCGCGGATCGCAAGGTGTACCTTCTGGGTGAAATCATTCACAACCCTGAGGTGAACCGCCAGCTTCAGGAGATGGGCATCATCAGCATCCCCATCAGCGAACATGAAGCGACGCTCTCCAAACTGAATCCCGAGGACGTGGTCATCGTGCCCGCCTTCGGCGCGGAGACGCGGCTCATGAATATCATCAGCGAGCGCGGCTGCTCCGTGGTGGACACCACCTGCGGCGACGTGATGAGCGTGTGGAAGCGCGTGCGTGGCTATGCCAAGCAGGGCTTCACCTCCATCATCCACGGAAAGGCCGAGCACGAGGAAACTCGCGCCACCTCCTCCCGCGCGATGGGTGATTCCGGTGACGGGCACTTCCTCGTGGTCCTCACGCTGGATGACGTGGACTACGTCTGCGACTACATCCGCAAGGGTGGCAATCGGGAGGAGTTCCTCAATCGCTTTGCCGTGTCTGCCTCCAAGGGATTCGACCCGGACAAGCATCTCACGCGTGTGGGTGTGGCCAACCAGACCACGATGCTGAAGTCCGAGACGGAAGAACTGCAGCGCCGCGTGCAGAAGGCCGTGGAGGACCGTGATGGCGTCGAAGCAGCGACGAAAAATTTCCAGGTGTTCGACACCATCTGCGGCGCCACACAAGAGCGGCAGGATTCTCTTTTCGACATGCTGCGCAAGCCGTTGGATGTGCTGCTCGTCGTCGGCGGTTACAACAGTTCCAACACCACCCACCTGGTGGAAATCGGCGAGAAGGAACTCCCCACCTTCTTCATCCGCACCGCCGAGTGCCTGAAGAGCTTCAGTGACATTGTGCACTTCGACCTTCACCTGAAGGCGGAGAAGACCAGCTACTCCAACAAGCTGGCCAGCGACGAGTCCGTGGTCGTCGGCGTCACCGCCGGTGCCTCATGCCCGAACAATCTGGTGGAAGACACCATCATCCGCGTGTTTGAGCTCCGCGGCATCCCCAAGGCCGAAGTCATGGCCGAGGCGGAACGTGTGGCGGCTCCGGTGGAATAGGGCTCACAACAGGTGTACGTTCACGCTGTCATGGAACGGACCATCCAGTCATTTTCCAGTTTTGAGGATGCTGACGAGGCAGACCGCAGGGAACGCTGGGCCATGACACCCGACGAGCTTCTTATTGCCCTGGAGACCTTGAGGTCCTACAACTATCCCGATGGAGAGACTGCCCCAAGACTTCAAAGAGTTCTTGAGTCTGTTGAATACCCCTGAGATGGACTATCTCCTCCTTGGAGGATACGCCGTCGCCCTTTTGGGATAGGATGTGGTTAGCAACAAAGTTGCTCGTACTCACCAGCATATCCAGAGCCCAAGAGGTTCGCTTCGCCGTCTTTCTCGGTTCAACTTAAACACACATCCAAAATGGGCTATCATGTTCACATCACCCGGGAGAGGAATGGCGTTGCCTCAGATATCCCGCTGGAGGACTGGCTGCGGCATGTAGAGGACTCACCAGAGCTGGAATTTGAAAGGCCCGAGGGCGATGACGTCGCAAGCGAGTTCACGCGTTCCATTCATGCCGCCCGTTGGAAGGGTGCCAGTGCCGAAGATGCCTGGCTGGGCTGGTCCAGCGGTGACATCTGGACCAAGAATCCCTCGGAAGATCTCATCGGCTACATGATTGAGATCGCCCCCAAGTTCGGGGCGCGTGTTCGCGGCGATGAAGGGGAATACTATCGAACCTTGGATGACGTGTACTACGAGGATGAGGGACGCGAAGTCCCCTGGCAGGAACACGCTCAAAAGCAGGTGGCGGCCGTAGCCTTCCACCGAAAAAAGCGGTTGGTGTGGAACCTCATTCGCATCATACTTCTGCTCCTCACTGCGTACCTGTTTGCGCAGTACCAGTTCCGCTAAATCAGACGCATTCGCGTGAGTCAGGTTAAGTTGAGTTGAGTTGGATAGAAATGAAAAAGATGAAATCGTTCCGGCTCTATAGGCCGGATCCCCCTACTACACCGTCGCGACTCGCATCGGATTACACTACTACACCGTCGCGACTCGCATCGGACTACACTACTGAGGAGAGGGCCGCACTGAATGAATCCTTTGCACCCGAACTGAAGCGCTACCACACGCGCGCACGGATCACGTATGTAATTCTGGGAGGCTTTGTCGCATGCATTGTCATTGGATTCGTGCTGCCAAAGGCAATGGCGTTTCTTGGGTGGCTCCCCATCGGCCTTGTGATAGCGGCAATGTTGAGCTCCCCACAGCTACCCTCCTGCCCATGTTGCAACAACCATCCCGACCGGCCCTTCGGCGCCTTCTGTCCTGAGTGTGGCAGCAAAAGCCTGAAGTCACAGTCGCAGCAGGGCGTCAGGCGGCCCATGTGCGGCGCATGTGGCAAACAAATGCGCCGTGGGAAGGGCAGGGGCTTCAAGATTTGCTACTGCACCCACTGTGGTTTCCACCTGGACAAAGATGGGCTCTAAAATGACTCAGACTTCACGGAGATTGCCAGCGATACACCCATCGACAACGAAGACAGCATCTCCGCACACCATGTGTGTGGAGATGCCGAGGTAGAGCGCACCGTGCATTTCATCAAGACCCTCTCCTCCGAAATGCCCGATGCTGTGATGGTCAGGATCGACAAAAACATTGCCCCTCTGATGGCCTTGGAGGTGATGCCGGCGCCAATACATCTCGGCAAGCATGTGGCAGCTCTTTCAGGGATTGCATCCATGTGATTTTGTGGATTGTTCTTCCGTTCACCGAACTGACGGCTTTTCGGTGGTTCTTTGAAGAGAAATGAAAAAAATGAAATCGTTCCGGCTCTGTGCACCGGAGCCTCCACCTACGTTACCTCTCCCCCCTGCACCGGCACGAGTGGCCTCAGACTTCTCCGCCGAGGAAATGGCTGTGCTTGCCAAGACCTTCATACCCGTGCTTGAGCGCTACCACAAGCACAGGCGTATTACCCTGGGTATCCTCCATGTGCTCATGCCATGTTGGTTCGCGATCGTCATCTTCTCGAAGAGCCTTGGCAATGCCGTCGACTTCGTGGCCCCCGCTTGTTTTCTACTAATCGTGACGATGATCATCTTTCCGCGTCTTCCCGATTGTCCTGGATGTCTAAAACGGCCACACACACCCTTTGGACAATTCTGCCCCGAGTGTGGCAGTCGCTCGCTGTTGCCATCGGGCTGGTCTTACGTGTCCAATTGCCGGGCATGCAAGAGAACTATCCAATGGAGGAAAGGGCGGCGCTTCAAGGTCTGCCACTGTACCCACTGCGGCCTCCACCTCGACAAAGATGGATTCTGAAAATACCATACGCCTCGTGCGCGCCAGCATTCGCCCAGCCGCGCCCAAAGATGCAGCAGGCTGGCAGAAACTTCGTTCCCAGCTATGGCCCGACGCGGACTCTGCTCGTGAGATCTCTCAATACTTTGCCGTAGATCCGAAAGAACGAGGTCAGGTCTTTGTCGCCAAGAGTTCCCGTGGGATCATCTGTGGCTTTATTGAACTCTCCGTGCGTCGTGATTGGGTGGAGGGTTCCACCACATCGCCCACTGCTTATGTGGAGGGCTTGTTTGTGGACCAAGCCCATCGGAGAGAAGGGATTGGCAGGGCATTGCTGACCGCTGCAGAAGCCTGGGCTCGCGACGCGGGTTTTAAGGAGATCGCCAGCGACACACTCATCGACAACGAAGACAGCATCTCCGCACACCTCGCGTGTGGTTACGCCGAGGTGGAGCGCACGGTGCATTTCATCAAGCCACTCCGGTTAACCTTGATGGAGTTTCTAAAGACTGCTCCACAAGACGATCGATTTGTGCAAGCGGTACACACCGTATTCGGCCCCACTAATTATTGCTGCCCTGCCCATGGAACTCCTCTGGAGATCGTCGATATCTACCAGACGTGCATGGACATATCGCCCCTCCTGGCGGTGATACGAGCCTCCGAGGGCAACCCACACCACATTCACATTGGATATCGTTTCGAGGCAAACGATGATTGCTTCCGTCGCCCCGAGAAGTTTCCCTACTGCCCCGTGTGCGAGGCCAACTACCAGGCCGCTCTCGCATCGTATCCGGATGATATGATCTAGCTCCATTACGATCTTCGTTAAGCACGAAGGTCGCGGTTCCCTTACCTTCCAAACGTCAGATACGCCGTGATGGTCAGGATCGACAGCAGCGTCGACCCAATGATGGCCTTGGAGGTGATGCCGGCCTCGCGCTGATACAACTCAGCAAGCATGTAGGGCCCAGTCCCGGTGGGCAGGGCGGCGAGCAACACGGCGGGATGCAGGAGCGATGGTGGGAGATGAAATACATACTTTCCCAGCACCCATGCGGCAAGCGGATGCACCGCCAGCTTCATCCCCATGATCAAGCCCACGGCGCCAGAGTCTCCGTGCGAAGTCTTGGGTTTCTCCGCGAGGAACAATCCCAAACTCACCAGAGCACAAGGCGACGCCGCTCCCCCCAGCATCTTCAGGAAACTCTGCACCGGCGCAGGGACTTCTGCACCTGTGAGTGGAAACACCGCACCCAACACCGGCGCCACGAGCAATGGGTTTCTCACCAGTGAGCCACCCACTTTCCAGATCAAATGGATGGGCCGTTTCTCGGACTGCAGGCCGATTTCAATCAAGACAATCGCCGCCGCAAAGACCACGCACACGGTGATGATCGCCGCGATCAGCGTCGGCGTCATCGCACTCGCGCCAAAGGCGGCCAGAGCCAAAGGAAAGCCCATGTAGCCGGTGTTCGGATAGCTGGTGGCCAGGGCATCAATGGCCGCATCCGCCAGTGGTCGGGTTCCTCGCCAGCGGATCACCAGTGTCGCAACGAATGCCAGCGCGCAACTCAGCCCAAACGTGCCGATGAAACCCGGCAGCCAGATTTCGGAGGGGTGCGCTCGGGCAATGATGTCAAACAAGAGCGCTGGCAGCGCGAGATACACCACGAAGCGATTCAACTCCCCCGCCGCTCGTGGGCCGAACACCCCCATCCTGCGCGTGAGCCACCCTGCGAGGATGAGCGCGAAGACGGGAAGGACTATCAGGAAGGTGGAGAGCATCTCTTGGAGAATCGCGAGCCCGTGGACTTGGCGATTCCCACCGACTTTACCCGGCGCCTTTGAATACAGCGCCGTCGTATTTTATACGCTTGGAAGAGGGGAACGGGCGACCCGTTCAGCCCGCCACCACCTTCATCCGGAACGGAGCCGCCTTGAACTCAACCGGGGTGAACTCACCCAGTTCGCCATCCAGTTCGAAGGGCGCCTGGCCCTCCTGGCAGGTGACGCGGAAGGCGGGCAGCTGGAGGTAGTCCAGATCATCTGCCTCTTTGTAGCCGGTAAAGGCCAGGCCTTGCAGGAACTGGAGCACCTCCAGCGCGCCGCGGCGGTGAAAGATGAGCACGTCCAGCAGGCCGTCCGTGTTGTTGGCATCACGGAACACCGGCACCGGTCCACCGTAGTGTTTGCCGTTGCCAATCAGGACCACTGAGCCGTAGAGCGGAGGCCGGCCGGGAATTTCCACGGCGAGCTGCGGTGCTTCCTGGGTGAGCACGCGGGCGGCTGTCATCACGTAGCTGAGCGGGCCGAACCGTTTCTTCATCTCCCACGGCGTCTGCTGCACGATTTCCGCGTCCAAACCCACGCCGGCGAGC
Protein-coding regions in this window:
- the aac(6') gene encoding aminoglycoside 6'-N-acetyltransferase, which translates into the protein MDSENTIRLVRASIRPAAPKDAAGWQKLRSQLWPDADSAREISQYFAVDPKERGQVFVAKSSRGIICGFIELSVRRDWVEGSTTSPTAYVEGLFVDQAHRREGIGRALLTAAEAWARDAGFKEIASDTLIDNEDSISAHLACGYAEVERTVHFIKPLRLTLMEFLKTAPQDDRFVQAVHTVFGPTNYCCPAHGTPLEIVDIYQTCMDISPLLAVIRASEGNPHHIHIGYRFEANDDCFRRPEKFPYCPVCEANYQAALASYPDDMI
- a CDS encoding AEC family transporter, with the protein product MLSTFLIVLPVFALILAGWLTRRMGVFGPRAAGELNRFVVYLALPALLFDIIARAHPSEIWLPGFIGTFGLSCALAFVATLVIRWRGTRPLADAAIDALATSYPNTGYMGFPLALAAFGASAMTPTLIAAIITVCVVFAAAIVLIEIGLQSEKRPIHLIWKVGGSLVRNPLLVAPVLGAVFPLTGAEVPAPVQSFLKMLGGAASPCALVSLGLFLAEKPKTSHGDSGAVGLIMGMKLAVHPLAAWVLGKYVFHLPPSLLHPAVLLAALPTGTGPYMLAELYQREAGITSKAIIGSTLLSILTITAYLTFGR
- a CDS encoding diacylglycerol kinase family protein is translated as MAIPVIVNPAANSTKATAQIERIRTLQPAPELHMTGGVGGAAVEAARLAREGYKLVVAAGGDGTVNEVVNALAIHNRGLADPAQHVALGILPVGTMNVFSYELGLPGRNLEAGWELINRGKVSEIDLWEANGQYFIQLAGVGLDAEIVQQTPWEMKKRFGPLSYVMTAARVLTQEAPQLAVEIPGRPPLYGSVVLIGNGKHYGGPVPVFRDANNTDGLLDVLIFHRRGALEVLQFLQGLAFTGYKEADDLDYLQLPAFRVTCQEGQAPFELDGELGEFTPVEFKAAPFRMKVVAG
- a CDS encoding 4-hydroxy-3-methylbut-2-enyl diphosphate reductase, translated to MSAPTASASPAPAKTRRVNVRTPEVMERVQAEVETHYRSVLVENLRKAGGVLSVGNTTIRLARDFGFCYGVERAIDLAYAARRVFADRKVYLLGEIIHNPEVNRQLQEMGIISIPISEHEATLSKLNPEDVVIVPAFGAETRLMNIISERGCSVVDTTCGDVMSVWKRVRGYAKQGFTSIIHGKAEHEETRATSSRAMGDSGDGHFLVVLTLDDVDYVCDYIRKGGNREEFLNRFAVSASKGFDPDKHLTRVGVANQTTMLKSETEELQRRVQKAVEDRDGVEAATKNFQVFDTICGATQERQDSLFDMLRKPLDVLLVVGGYNSSNTTHLVEIGEKELPTFFIRTAECLKSFSDIVHFDLHLKAEKTSYSNKLASDESVVVGVTAGASCPNNLVEDTIIRVFELRGIPKAEVMAEAERVAAPVE
- a CDS encoding L,D-transpeptidase, whose product is MRFPRQFHKIAIRVALACGLGLLASCTTAKIGRHPYSTTYDPPLLQANNPSAVKVKLSTGAQRVYLVEGNRVLLASPCSVGTASSPTPLGNYTIYNKTFQRRRVSQPGAGYPMTYWMEFKSAYGMHWGFVKPYPCTHGCVRLPIKTAQKLFSAVRPGTPISIATSHPEDATVGKTLPILDDGPMPDPPWNYMISQQVFTDAAKGKFYTY